The Engystomops pustulosus chromosome 4, aEngPut4.maternal, whole genome shotgun sequence genome contains a region encoding:
- the LOC140128529 gene encoding olfactory receptor 8I2-like, producing MCGNGTNETFYGDFNLRTFSAYKKASIVLILAIFLMYVFSMLGNLIIIVVVHVAPRLHTPMYFFLSNLSTQDVAYVSTILPKLLVIEITGETCISFLECFTQMFVFMGSAATEYYLLAFMAFDRYVAICLPLKYSVIMNKGVCTILALISWMAGFFNALLYVFLISHLSFCDSKSIQHFFCDMKALISLSCCDVTHMNNLMLTEVCVIGILLFAMILTSYAFIISTILKIKTLASRMKIFSSCSSHLTVVFLFCGTSMTIYLKPDSESSKELDMVLSLLYVAVVPACNPLVYTLRNQEVLSALKIKKNIFN from the coding sequence ATGTGCGGAAATGGAACAAATGAAACATTTTATGGAGATTTTAACTTACGAACCTTTTCTGCATATAAGAAAGCTTCTATTGTTCTAATTTTAGCCATTTTTTTGATGTACGTCTTCTCCATGCTCGGAAACCTTATCATTATAGTGGTTGTACATGTGGCACCCCGACTCCACACTCCTATGTACTTCTTCCTGTCTAATTTGTCTACCCAGGATGTGGCTTATGTCTCCACTATCCTCCCAAAACTCCTGGTTATTGAGATAACGGGAGAAACCTGCATTTCTTTTTTGGAATGTTTCACTCAGATGTTTGTATTTATGGGAAGTGCTGCCACAGAGTATTACTTATTGGCTTTTATGGCTTTTGACCGATATGTCGCAATCTGTCTTCCCTTGAAATATTCCGTCATTATGAACAAGGGAGTGTGCACTATACTCGCCCTAATCTCCTGGATGGCGGGTTTCTTCAATGCTCTACTATATGTCTTCCTGATATCCCATTTATCATTTTGTGATTCCAAGTCTATCCAGCATTTCTTTTGTGATATGAAAGCTTTGATAAGTCTCTCttgttgtgatgtcacacacatgaATAATTTGATGTTAACTGAGGTATGTGTCATAGGGATTCTGCTATTTGCCATGATTCTGACTTCTTATGCTTTCATCATCTCCACCATCCTAAAGATCAAGACTTTGGCCAGTAGAATGAAGATCTTCTCCAGTTGCTCTTCTCACTTGACAGTAGTTTTCCTCTTCTGTGGAACGTCAATGACTATCTATTTAAAACCTGACTCTGAAAGCTCCAAAGAACTAGACATGGTGCTCTCACTGTTGTATGTAGCAGTGGTCCCGGCCTGTAACCCTCTTGTCTATACCCTGAGAAACCAAGAAGTCTTGAGCGCtctgaaaataaaaaagaacattttcaactga